In Horticoccus luteus, the following proteins share a genomic window:
- a CDS encoding phage portal protein family protein yields MPRAKKTTSRIDAERVRLALMGSENMIRGLSAERLARALDDFRRGWLREAAVLWQIIRERDDTTLAVTEKRDLDAALLDYEILPVDDSPEAERDKQALKAAYNGLTATDALDQNKRGGVAALIKMMMHAVGHRWAVFELIWDPSGEDLTAEFRFVPLQFFEHTVGRLRFLPVEGAYQGEDLEDGGWMVVCGPGLMQATSIAYFLKRSPLRAWAILCDKFAVPYLHGESSAQVGSKEWNAFRDALASLVNDGAVLTSPGAKITPITITGAEAPAEALVDRCDRGITRIWRGADLGTMSKDGAAVGSNPQASETDILSAADAQNISETLNYYFDRQVIRYRFGTEPKAYFKLKPRTKINQDLQLKIDDQLIKWGCKLGIKDLMERYGRAEADAGEEVAIASVPPSPFEAQASTAVVPAALVNEAASNRVALVARAAAQARPAEQAILDPILRRLAAIEAMPDPAAQRAALQELRAAWPVLGRAALQQVPALAQAIEQAIAPAVVSGLAEVPKSSPQNA; encoded by the coding sequence ATGCCACGCGCAAAGAAGACCACGTCCCGCATCGACGCCGAGCGCGTCCGGCTCGCGCTGATGGGCAGCGAGAACATGATTCGCGGCCTCTCCGCGGAACGCCTCGCGCGGGCGCTCGACGATTTCCGCCGCGGTTGGCTGCGCGAGGCCGCCGTCCTCTGGCAGATCATCCGCGAGCGGGATGACACGACGCTCGCCGTCACGGAAAAACGTGATCTCGACGCAGCGCTCCTGGATTACGAGATTCTGCCGGTCGACGATTCGCCGGAGGCGGAGAGAGACAAGCAGGCGCTCAAGGCTGCCTACAACGGGCTCACCGCCACCGATGCACTCGACCAGAACAAGCGCGGCGGCGTCGCGGCGCTGATCAAGATGATGATGCACGCCGTCGGTCACCGATGGGCGGTGTTCGAGCTGATTTGGGACCCGAGCGGAGAAGACCTCACGGCAGAATTTCGTTTTGTGCCGCTGCAATTCTTCGAGCACACGGTCGGGCGGTTGCGCTTCCTGCCGGTCGAAGGCGCCTATCAGGGTGAGGACTTGGAGGACGGTGGCTGGATGGTCGTCTGCGGCCCCGGCCTCATGCAGGCCACCAGCATTGCCTATTTTTTGAAGCGCTCGCCGCTCCGTGCGTGGGCGATCCTCTGCGACAAGTTTGCGGTTCCATATCTGCACGGCGAATCGTCGGCCCAGGTGGGCTCGAAGGAATGGAACGCGTTTCGCGATGCGCTCGCTTCGCTCGTCAACGACGGCGCGGTGCTCACGTCGCCGGGTGCGAAGATCACGCCGATCACCATCACGGGCGCGGAAGCCCCGGCCGAGGCGCTCGTCGATCGTTGCGACCGCGGGATCACGCGCATCTGGCGCGGCGCCGATCTCGGGACGATGAGCAAGGACGGCGCGGCGGTCGGTTCGAATCCCCAAGCGAGCGAAACCGACATCTTGTCCGCGGCCGACGCGCAGAACATCAGCGAGACGCTCAACTACTATTTCGATCGTCAGGTGATCCGGTATCGGTTCGGCACCGAGCCGAAGGCGTATTTCAAGCTCAAGCCGCGGACGAAGATCAACCAGGACCTGCAGCTCAAGATCGACGACCAGCTCATCAAGTGGGGCTGCAAGCTCGGGATCAAAGACCTGATGGAGCGTTACGGCCGCGCCGAGGCGGACGCCGGGGAGGAGGTCGCGATCGCCTCCGTGCCGCCGAGTCCGTTTGAAGCCCAGGCTTCTACGGCCGTCGTTCCGGCTGCCTTGGTCAACGAAGCCGCCAGCAATCGCGTGGCGCTCGTCGCCCGCGCGGCGGCCCAAGCCCGACCAGCCGAGCAGGCGATCCTTGATCCGATCCTTCGGCGCCTCGCGGCGATCGAGGCGATGCCCGATCCCGCCGCCCAGCGGGCCGCGCTCCAGGAGCTGCGCGCCGCGTGGCCGGTGCTCGGTCGCGCCGCGCTCCAGCAGGTGCCGGCCCTCGCCCAAGCCATCGAGCAGGCGATCGCGCCCGCCGTCGTCAGCGGCCTCGCCGAAGTCCCGAAATCGTCGCCCCAAAACGCATGA
- the cimA gene encoding citramalate synthase has product MNSSGRPVKIYDTTLRDGTQGEGISFSVTDKLLITQRLDAFGVDYIEGGFPGSNPRDIAYFNEARGLKLQHARLAAFGSTRRAGVKASEDAQLRTLLDSGMPVMTIVGKTWQLHVTEILRTTPEENLAMIEDSVAYLVAQGREVVYDAEHFFDGFKSDPDYAFRVLSAALRGGAGHVTLCDTNGGTMVDDFQRIVAQVVGEFGGDKVGLHCHNDSGLGVALSLAGITAGASMVQGTVNGYGERTGNTNLTTVLPNLFLKMGCTASCAGNLGELRELSLFFDELANLRPDTKAPYVGLSAFAHKGGLHANAAQKVKNSYEHIDPALVGNQTRVLVSDMAGRSSVAMKAKELGYALEEKSAEMKQLIEELKELEFRGYEFEAADASLKLLIAKALGVHRPFYVLEGYRVMIERHEGELFAEATVKVMVNGQPLHTVAECTGPVGALDKALRLALEGIYPELKEMELRDYKVRILESRSGANSRTRVLIESGDARAVWGTVGVSDNIVDASAEALTDAINFKLMLSRGGAK; this is encoded by the coding sequence ATGAACAGCAGCGGCCGCCCGGTAAAGATCTACGACACCACATTGCGTGATGGCACGCAAGGAGAAGGGATCAGTTTTTCAGTGACGGACAAGCTGTTGATCACGCAGCGGCTGGATGCATTTGGCGTGGATTACATCGAGGGAGGATTCCCTGGGTCCAACCCGCGCGACATCGCGTATTTCAACGAGGCGCGCGGGCTGAAATTGCAGCATGCGCGGCTGGCGGCCTTTGGATCGACGCGGCGCGCGGGGGTGAAGGCGAGCGAGGATGCGCAATTGCGCACGCTGCTGGACAGCGGCATGCCGGTGATGACGATTGTGGGCAAGACGTGGCAGTTGCACGTGACGGAAATCCTGCGCACGACGCCGGAGGAGAATCTCGCGATGATCGAGGACAGCGTGGCCTACCTCGTGGCGCAGGGGCGCGAAGTCGTTTACGACGCGGAGCACTTTTTCGACGGCTTCAAGAGCGATCCGGATTATGCGTTTCGGGTGCTGTCCGCGGCGCTGCGCGGCGGGGCCGGCCATGTGACGTTGTGCGATACGAACGGCGGCACGATGGTGGACGATTTTCAGCGGATTGTGGCGCAGGTCGTGGGCGAATTTGGCGGCGACAAGGTGGGGTTGCATTGCCACAACGACAGCGGGCTCGGGGTGGCGCTTTCGCTGGCGGGAATCACGGCCGGCGCCTCCATGGTGCAGGGCACGGTGAACGGTTACGGCGAACGCACGGGCAACACCAATCTCACGACGGTGCTGCCGAATCTGTTTCTCAAGATGGGCTGCACGGCGTCGTGTGCGGGAAATCTGGGGGAGTTGCGGGAGTTATCGTTGTTTTTTGATGAGCTGGCGAACCTGCGGCCGGACACGAAAGCACCGTATGTGGGGCTGTCGGCGTTTGCGCACAAAGGCGGACTGCATGCGAATGCGGCGCAAAAAGTGAAGAACAGCTATGAGCACATCGATCCGGCGCTGGTGGGAAACCAGACACGGGTGTTGGTCTCCGACATGGCGGGGCGCAGCAGCGTGGCGATGAAGGCGAAGGAATTGGGCTATGCGCTGGAAGAGAAATCGGCGGAAATGAAACAGCTGATCGAGGAGCTGAAGGAACTGGAGTTTCGCGGCTACGAATTCGAGGCGGCGGATGCGTCGTTAAAGCTGCTGATCGCGAAGGCGCTGGGAGTGCACCGGCCGTTTTATGTGTTGGAAGGCTATCGCGTGATGATCGAGCGGCACGAGGGCGAGCTGTTCGCGGAGGCGACGGTGAAGGTGATGGTGAACGGGCAGCCGCTGCATACGGTGGCGGAATGCACCGGGCCGGTCGGGGCGCTGGACAAGGCCTTGCGGCTGGCGCTCGAGGGCATTTATCCGGAGCTGAAGGAAATGGAGCTGCGCGATTACAAGGTCCGCATTCTTGAGAGCCGTTCGGGTGCCAACAGTCGGACGCGCGTGCTCATCGAATCCGGCGACGCGCGCGCGGTGTGGGGAACGGTGGGCGTGAGCGACAATATCGTCGACGCGTCGGCCGAAGCGCTGACCGATGCAATTAATTTCAAATTGATGCTCAGCCGCGGCGGCGCGAAGTGA
- a CDS encoding host-nuclease inhibitor Gam family protein: MTKNSRLKAPSLSSRIEFDRCVDDLARTTVALRKLEARRDEKIQAVRAEWEPGVREAGARVEALTLLVEKYAEEHRDELLPGKAKSAETALAFFGFRLGQPTLKLLNRSWTWEKVVEVLDARHLLTFIRMRREPDKDALKQQLDAEQLAAVGCRVDQAETFFVEPKEQSSTEAKAS; encoded by the coding sequence ATGACTAAAAATTCCCGCCTCAAAGCACCATCCCTCTCGTCGCGCATCGAGTTTGATCGCTGCGTCGACGACCTCGCGCGCACCACTGTCGCCCTCCGCAAACTCGAAGCGCGACGTGACGAAAAGATCCAAGCTGTCCGCGCCGAATGGGAACCGGGCGTGCGCGAGGCCGGCGCCCGCGTCGAAGCCCTCACGCTCCTGGTCGAGAAATACGCTGAAGAGCATCGGGACGAACTCTTGCCAGGCAAAGCCAAGAGCGCGGAGACGGCGCTCGCGTTCTTCGGCTTTCGTTTGGGCCAGCCCACGTTGAAGCTGCTCAATCGCTCCTGGACTTGGGAGAAGGTGGTCGAGGTGCTCGATGCGCGGCATCTGCTGACTTTCATCCGCATGCGGCGTGAGCCAGACAAAGACGCGCTCAAGCAGCAACTCGACGCCGAACAGCTGGCCGCCGTGGGTTGTCGTGTCGATCAGGCCGAAACCTTCTTCGTCGAACCGAAGGAGCAGTCGAGCACGGAGGCGAAGGCGTCATGA
- a CDS encoding phage protease, with amino-acid sequence MKKPASAHFDFNGLAAQSARRPAVGRKMAGRAIASAAIGLRQRHCNDAIVWDLAALANEAPFAGEPMVGLGNEIAATDGDGWARIPYGEHEHELGIQRFGRAQAEEMVSYFKNTWNRLKRALSGLPIYKGHPDLADVLRKQRTALANEAQRAALDRKIAELERQYPDKREYGTIADMEARDDGLYIKPVLGPAGVALVNEGRDRFSPHWLGKILGEERGRTVYGPAMFLSIGLTDRPNIAGTSLVNTKPATMNKTLLIQLLAALGRTPLANEATDDQFNAELTAALPIATALAQRPEATALANEQTARGTAETQLNETKAKLNTTETALANEKSAHASTIKARNEALVADAVKAGRILEANRTVWLGRLERDFAVESVALANESGALKTTSRTNDLGNRKEPNAAADQFTALVNEAMPQHGNDWAKAWKAVKATKQGKELFDKMDKQESTD; translated from the coding sequence ATGAAAAAGCCTGCTTCCGCGCATTTCGATTTTAACGGCCTTGCCGCCCAATCCGCCCGTAGGCCCGCAGTGGGTCGGAAAATGGCGGGCAGGGCCATTGCAAGCGCTGCAATCGGCCTCCGTCAGCGCCATTGCAACGATGCGATAGTTTGGGATCTAGCCGCCTTGGCGAACGAAGCGCCGTTTGCGGGCGAGCCGATGGTCGGGCTCGGCAACGAAATCGCCGCTACGGATGGCGACGGCTGGGCCCGCATCCCCTACGGCGAGCACGAGCACGAGCTCGGCATCCAGCGCTTCGGGCGCGCGCAGGCGGAAGAGATGGTCTCCTATTTCAAGAACACTTGGAACCGCCTGAAGCGCGCTCTTTCCGGTCTTCCAATCTATAAGGGGCACCCCGATCTTGCCGACGTCCTGCGCAAGCAGCGCACGGCGCTCGCCAACGAAGCCCAGCGCGCCGCACTCGACCGCAAGATCGCCGAGCTGGAGCGCCAGTATCCCGATAAGAGGGAGTACGGCACCATCGCGGACATGGAGGCGCGCGACGACGGCCTCTACATCAAGCCCGTGCTCGGTCCCGCCGGCGTCGCCCTGGTCAACGAAGGGCGCGACCGGTTCTCCCCGCATTGGCTCGGCAAGATTCTCGGCGAGGAGCGCGGCCGCACCGTCTACGGCCCAGCGATGTTTCTGAGCATCGGCCTCACCGATCGGCCAAACATCGCCGGCACTTCTCTCGTTAATACGAAACCCGCAACCATGAATAAAACCCTCCTCATCCAGCTCCTCGCGGCTCTCGGCCGCACGCCTCTCGCCAACGAGGCCACCGATGACCAGTTCAACGCCGAACTGACCGCCGCTCTGCCTATCGCCACCGCGCTCGCGCAGCGGCCCGAGGCCACCGCACTCGCCAACGAGCAGACTGCGCGCGGCACGGCGGAGACTCAGCTCAACGAGACGAAAGCCAAGCTCAACACCACCGAGACGGCGCTCGCCAACGAAAAGAGCGCCCACGCCTCGACGATCAAGGCGCGCAATGAAGCGCTGGTCGCCGACGCGGTGAAGGCCGGCCGCATCCTCGAAGCGAACAGGACCGTATGGCTAGGCCGCCTTGAACGCGACTTCGCCGTCGAATCCGTCGCTCTCGCCAACGAAAGCGGCGCCCTCAAGACGACTTCGCGCACCAACGATCTCGGCAACCGGAAGGAACCTAATGCCGCTGCCGACCAATTCACGGCCCTTGTTAACGAGGCGATGCCGCAGCACGGCAACGACTGGGCCAAAGCTTGGAAAGCCGTGAAGGCGACCAAGCAGGGCAAGGAGCTCTTCGACAAGATGGACAAGCAGGAGTCCACCGACTGA
- a CDS encoding helix-turn-helix domain-containing protein translates to MQDSNRNFYEDFGMRLAFIRKARGLTLSELSSGSASTAKSWEAGSRPRSDQWEAVAGRLGLSVSFVFLGVPKLREDFDFIAKFADEVGKPPDASAVVAAEDRGTYGTPASLRTEARAELERAINAAGDDITRLGWIVHQIRLHLTPAGHGQPAALSQIRERAQEMRDRAAKLPAGSERNVLINAAALLEQSEDNLERDRGAFRAKRDHTERSAS, encoded by the coding sequence ATGCAAGATTCAAATCGCAACTTTTACGAAGATTTCGGAATGCGCCTCGCGTTCATTCGCAAAGCACGCGGGTTGACCCTCAGCGAGCTGAGCAGTGGATCAGCCTCCACCGCGAAGAGCTGGGAGGCTGGCAGCCGACCCCGATCGGATCAATGGGAGGCTGTGGCGGGCCGTCTCGGCCTTTCGGTCAGCTTCGTATTTCTGGGTGTGCCGAAGCTGCGGGAGGATTTCGATTTTATCGCAAAATTTGCTGACGAGGTCGGGAAGCCGCCTGACGCGTCCGCTGTCGTTGCGGCTGAGGATCGAGGCACCTATGGAACTCCGGCCTCACTGCGCACAGAGGCTCGCGCGGAATTGGAGCGTGCAATCAACGCCGCTGGTGACGACATCACGCGGCTAGGTTGGATCGTCCATCAGATCCGGCTGCATCTTACGCCGGCCGGTCACGGGCAACCGGCCGCGCTCAGTCAGATTCGGGAGCGCGCTCAAGAGATGCGAGACCGCGCGGCCAAGCTGCCCGCTGGCAGCGAGCGGAACGTCCTGATCAACGCCGCCGCGTTGCTCGAGCAGAGCGAAGATAATCTGGAGCGTGATCGCGGGGCATTCCGGGCCAAGCGTGATCATACGGAAAGGAGCGCCAGTTAG
- a CDS encoding universal stress protein — protein sequence MTTILAPLDFSAVSERVAEAAVKLARAFSGRVVFLHIVQPPVINTEYGVMMENIAEIVTVSERAAGKQLAAWQKKFTATGADIEIVHRTGAPVSLILEQARASHAAYIVMGSHGHTALYDLLVGTTANGVVKGAPCPVVIVPPEHRHKSP from the coding sequence ATGACAACCATCCTTGCGCCCCTCGATTTTTCCGCCGTCAGCGAGCGGGTGGCCGAAGCCGCCGTCAAGCTCGCCCGGGCGTTTTCGGGCCGTGTCGTTTTCCTCCACATCGTGCAGCCGCCAGTCATCAATACCGAATACGGCGTCATGATGGAAAACATTGCGGAGATCGTCACCGTCAGCGAGCGCGCCGCCGGCAAACAGCTCGCCGCCTGGCAGAAAAAATTCACCGCCACCGGCGCGGACATCGAAATCGTGCACCGCACCGGCGCGCCGGTCAGCCTGATTCTCGAACAGGCGCGCGCCTCCCATGCGGCGTATATCGTCATGGGCTCCCACGGCCACACCGCCCTCTACGATCTTCTCGTCGGAACCACCGCCAACGGCGTCGTCAAAGGCGCGCCCTGCCCCGTCGTCATCGTGCCGCCCGAGCACCGGCACAAATCCCCTTGA
- a CDS encoding ATP-binding protein, producing MPAHPDTPAPEGAQPQIPAPISTPGENAQAVERALANQGNTVRASWRFSLDTLRANIQYMEPEAKELLVWAFTWCIDQEHSIDFASFCDRVGYNTNTIYKLYSGKYKHPETGRLMDAPEKLVKAIRAFRKLEISRAKMGAKRFFHTATAKRVYWAIEQARKSGRPVMIFGGSQLGKTEACLQNTIDFNHGKTILVEVEAVNGLKGLLQAIAVKLGISPNANTPELIKRIKAGLTSDMVLILDEVHLLANVYRKGSFFACMEQIRRLWDAKKFGLVLTFTELGYDMVAKERKRELMQIFRRGVLRVNLGSKPLVEDVRVIVEGYGFEWAERHDQIVLGSGLADTPWAALKQLCEEEGLTAIMERIRMAHELAADEQRDQPAWRDFIVAHFAIAQQALPPKTGWDKAEGRAA from the coding sequence ATGCCAGCACATCCCGATACCCCCGCGCCCGAGGGCGCACAACCCCAAATCCCCGCACCAATCTCGACGCCAGGCGAGAACGCCCAAGCCGTCGAGCGCGCGCTCGCAAACCAGGGCAACACGGTCCGCGCCTCCTGGCGCTTCTCCTTGGACACGCTCCGGGCGAACATCCAATACATGGAGCCCGAGGCCAAGGAACTCCTCGTCTGGGCGTTCACCTGGTGCATCGACCAGGAGCATTCGATCGACTTCGCGTCGTTCTGCGATCGCGTCGGCTACAACACCAACACGATCTACAAGCTCTACTCCGGGAAATACAAACACCCGGAGACGGGCCGGCTGATGGACGCGCCGGAGAAGCTCGTGAAGGCGATCCGCGCCTTCCGTAAGCTCGAAATCTCCCGCGCGAAGATGGGTGCCAAGCGTTTCTTTCACACCGCCACGGCGAAGCGCGTCTACTGGGCGATCGAGCAGGCGCGGAAGAGCGGCCGGCCCGTGATGATTTTCGGCGGCTCGCAGCTCGGGAAGACCGAGGCCTGCCTCCAGAACACGATCGATTTCAACCACGGGAAGACGATCCTGGTCGAAGTCGAGGCGGTGAACGGCCTGAAGGGTCTCCTCCAGGCGATCGCCGTGAAGCTCGGCATCAGCCCCAACGCCAACACCCCGGAGCTGATCAAGCGCATCAAGGCCGGGCTCACGAGCGACATGGTGCTGATCCTCGACGAGGTGCATCTCCTCGCCAACGTCTATCGCAAGGGCTCGTTCTTCGCGTGCATGGAGCAGATTCGCCGGCTGTGGGACGCGAAGAAATTCGGCCTCGTGCTCACGTTCACGGAGCTGGGTTACGACATGGTCGCGAAGGAGCGCAAGCGCGAGCTGATGCAGATCTTCCGCCGCGGTGTGCTGCGCGTGAACCTCGGCAGCAAGCCGCTCGTCGAAGACGTGCGGGTGATCGTCGAAGGCTACGGCTTCGAGTGGGCCGAGCGGCACGACCAGATCGTCCTCGGCAGCGGCCTCGCCGACACGCCCTGGGCGGCGCTCAAGCAGCTCTGCGAGGAAGAAGGACTCACCGCCATCATGGAGCGCATCCGCATGGCGCACGAGCTGGCCGCCGACGAGCAGCGCGACCAGCCTGCGTGGCGCGATTTCATCGTCGCGCACTTCGCCATCGCGCAGCAAGCCCTCCCGCCGAAGACAGGCTGGGACAAGGCGGAAGGGAGGGCGGCATGA
- a CDS encoding DNA adenine methylase, with product MTDVFPSLPPARPVFSRPGGKTRMLKYILPLIPPHTCYCEPFFGGGAVFFAKPESPVEVINDRDASLTALLRNAKYHLDALLDETDLILNARREFEDFVEQEGLTEIQRAARWFVRNKLSFGGSGANYAIVRTQPLPSRTNRMVALRSLSARLDRTSVEQRDWAQIVGAYDAPGTFFFFDPPYFDDGSAAYVGWTEDELRAFCTRIQQLQGAWMMTFQDCAQIREMLAGYPIQAIQRANGIGNRTGKRGRTYAEVIITHRCKPVARNAAKKGRTA from the coding sequence ATGACCGACGTATTTCCATCGCTCCCGCCGGCGCGCCCGGTGTTCAGCCGGCCCGGCGGAAAGACCAGGATGCTGAAATACATCCTGCCGCTGATCCCGCCGCACACGTGCTACTGCGAGCCGTTCTTCGGCGGCGGCGCCGTGTTCTTCGCGAAGCCGGAGAGCCCCGTCGAAGTCATCAACGATCGCGACGCGAGCCTGACCGCCCTCCTGCGCAACGCGAAATACCACCTCGACGCGCTGCTCGATGAGACGGACCTGATCCTGAACGCACGACGCGAGTTCGAGGACTTCGTCGAGCAGGAAGGACTCACGGAGATACAGCGCGCCGCGCGCTGGTTCGTCCGCAACAAGCTCTCGTTCGGCGGCAGCGGCGCGAATTACGCGATCGTGCGCACGCAGCCGCTCCCGTCGCGCACGAACCGCATGGTCGCGCTCCGCTCGCTCTCCGCGCGCCTCGATCGCACGAGCGTCGAGCAACGCGACTGGGCGCAGATCGTCGGGGCTTACGATGCGCCGGGCACGTTCTTCTTTTTCGATCCGCCGTATTTCGACGACGGCAGCGCGGCCTACGTCGGTTGGACGGAGGACGAGCTGCGCGCGTTCTGCACCCGCATCCAGCAGCTCCAAGGCGCGTGGATGATGACGTTCCAGGACTGCGCGCAAATCCGCGAGATGCTCGCGGGCTATCCGATCCAGGCGATCCAAAGGGCCAACGGCATTGGCAACCGCACCGGCAAGCGCGGTCGCACGTATGCCGAGGTGATCATCACTCACCGATGCAAGCCGGTCGCACGCAACGCGGCAAAGAAAGGGCGCACCGCATGA
- a CDS encoding capsid cement protein has product MHTLLLIMSVLVAIALLVSWIASRPRGAQFTPLANDVAAGIHDDLQITLEAAVATRHLLLKAGAAARAALIGTVADRPIGFAEDEGAIGDKIAFYPLGFGRRTVLGRSAAAIVSGAQLTSAANGKVITTPGAAGTYWVVGTAWGDAAGADEDIEIIPCTPFQVVVS; this is encoded by the coding sequence ATGCACACCCTGCTTCTCATCATGTCCGTCCTCGTCGCGATCGCGCTCCTCGTGAGCTGGATCGCCTCCCGCCCTCGCGGCGCCCAGTTCACTCCGCTCGCCAACGATGTCGCGGCGGGCATTCACGACGATCTCCAGATCACCCTGGAGGCGGCGGTCGCCACGCGGCACCTGCTGCTGAAAGCTGGCGCCGCCGCCCGCGCAGCGCTGATCGGCACCGTCGCCGATCGTCCGATCGGCTTCGCCGAGGACGAGGGCGCGATCGGCGACAAGATCGCATTTTACCCGCTCGGCTTCGGCCGGCGCACCGTGCTCGGGCGCTCCGCGGCCGCGATTGTGTCCGGCGCACAGCTCACGTCAGCCGCAAACGGGAAGGTCATCACCACGCCCGGAGCGGCCGGCACTTACTGGGTGGTCGGCACAGCCTGGGGCGATGCCGCCGGCGCCGACGAGGACATCGAGATCATCCCCTGCACGCCCTTCCAGGTCGTCGTGAGCTGA
- a CDS encoding class I SAM-dependent methyltransferase yields MFWFDKADGRALFVDKRRETCAADTREGRREIVVNPDVLADFKALPFASATFTLVVFDPPHTFAGPNGWTAKKYGTLKADWREEIRAGFAECFRVLAPRGTLIFKWNEHRVPVATVLALTPEKPLFGQRCGTTARTHWLVFLKS; encoded by the coding sequence ATGTTTTGGTTCGATAAAGCTGATGGCCGCGCGCTCTTCGTGGACAAGCGCCGCGAGACGTGCGCCGCTGACACGCGCGAGGGACGTCGCGAAATCGTCGTGAACCCTGACGTGCTCGCCGACTTCAAGGCACTTCCGTTCGCGTCCGCGACATTCACACTCGTGGTGTTCGATCCGCCTCACACTTTCGCCGGTCCCAACGGATGGACCGCCAAAAAATACGGGACGCTGAAAGCGGACTGGCGCGAGGAAATCCGCGCCGGCTTCGCAGAGTGCTTCCGGGTCTTGGCCCCGCGCGGAACGCTGATCTTCAAATGGAATGAGCACCGCGTGCCGGTCGCGACCGTGCTCGCTCTCACTCCGGAGAAGCCGCTCTTCGGTCAACGGTGCGGCACGACCGCCCGTACGCACTGGCTCGTGTTCCTAAAGTCATGA